A section of the Leptotrichia sp. HSP-342 genome encodes:
- the htpX gene encoding zinc metalloprotease HtpX: protein MFINTMKTGFLMFGLVFLFVAIGGILGNQQGALIGLLIAGGMSFYSYWFSDKMVIRAYNGQEVTPENNPRLYQLIQRLAKNANLPMPKIYIIPERQPNAFATGRNPQNAAVACTAGLLEMMDDNELAGVMAHELGHIKHRDILVSTIAATFAGAIANIARFLPYVSSGNNRDGNRRRNNVGTAMLLSFLAPIAASIIQMSISRKREYMADRAGAEYSGNPLYLRNALQKLESYSHSIAMNRQDPTTAHMFIINPFSSLGNLKNLFSTHPSTDDRIRELEKMAREQHLL from the coding sequence ATGTTTATAAATACTATGAAAACAGGTTTTTTAATGTTTGGATTAGTTTTTCTCTTTGTAGCAATTGGTGGTATATTGGGAAATCAGCAAGGGGCATTGATTGGGCTTCTGATTGCTGGGGGAATGAGTTTTTATAGCTACTGGTTTAGTGATAAAATGGTTATAAGAGCTTATAATGGACAGGAAGTTACTCCTGAAAATAATCCAAGATTGTATCAATTGATACAAAGATTAGCCAAAAATGCTAATTTACCAATGCCAAAAATTTATATAATTCCAGAACGTCAGCCAAACGCCTTTGCAACTGGAAGAAATCCTCAAAATGCCGCAGTTGCCTGTACTGCTGGATTACTAGAAATGATGGATGACAACGAACTGGCTGGAGTTATGGCTCACGAATTAGGGCATATAAAGCATCGTGATATTTTGGTTAGTACAATTGCTGCCACTTTTGCTGGAGCTATTGCCAATATCGCAAGATTTTTACCTTATGTTTCAAGTGGAAATAATAGAGATGGAAACAGAAGAAGAAATAACGTCGGAACTGCAATGCTGCTTTCATTTTTAGCCCCAATAGCAGCTTCTATAATTCAAATGTCTATTTCAAGAAAAAGAGAATACATGGCAGATAGAGCTGGAGCTGAATATTCAGGAAATCCATTATATTTACGTAATGCACTGCAAAAATTAGAGAGTTACAGCCACAGTATCGCCATGAATAGACAAGATCCTACAACAGCCCATATGTTCATAATAAATCCATTTTCAAGCCTTGGAAATCTTAAAAATTTATTCAGCACACACCCTTCTACTGATGACAGAATAAGAGAACTTGAAAAAATGGCAAGAGAGCAACATTTATTATAG
- a CDS encoding DUF1858 domain-containing protein, translating into MERVTKDMNIMEAVEKYPIIAQVLMRYGLGCVGCIISSAETLGEGIAVHGLNPDMIIEEVNMVLEKQEG; encoded by the coding sequence ATGGAAAGAGTAACAAAAGATATGAATATAATGGAAGCAGTTGAAAAATATCCAATTATTGCACAAGTACTTATGAGATATGGACTTGGATGTGTTGGATGTATTATTTCGAGTGCAGAAACTTTGGGAGAAGGAATCGCTGTTCATGGATTAAATCCAGATATGATTATTGAAGAAGTAAATATGGTTCTTGAAAAACAAGAAGGATAA
- a CDS encoding tRNA threonylcarbamoyladenosine dehydratase — translation MDIERGNNLKMSDKNQTFARFSMMIGEEGIEKLGKSRVIIFGVGGVGSYTVEALVRAGIGQITMVDFDEISESNINRQLHSLRSTIGKSKIDVMKDRILDINPDCKVELVKRLVYDDVDEVLGNNKYDFVVDAIDVIGSKINLIEYCAKNNINIISSMGFGNKMHPEKIEIAKIKNTSVCPMARTIRSILKKKGITNVPVAFSKEIPVQPNKSELFKEELPTEFRENNKIPRKTTPGSNSFVPGAAGLVLASYVVRKLLEWD, via the coding sequence ATGGATATTGAAAGGGGAAATAATTTAAAAATGAGTGATAAAAATCAGACATTTGCTAGGTTTTCTATGATGATTGGAGAAGAAGGGATTGAGAAATTGGGAAAATCTAGAGTTATAATTTTTGGAGTTGGCGGGGTTGGCTCTTATACTGTGGAGGCTTTGGTACGTGCAGGAATTGGGCAAATTACTATGGTTGATTTTGATGAGATTTCGGAGTCAAATATTAATAGACAGCTGCATTCGCTTAGAAGCACAATCGGTAAGTCTAAGATTGATGTTATGAAAGACAGAATTTTGGACATTAATCCAGATTGTAAGGTTGAACTTGTAAAAAGATTAGTTTATGATGATGTGGATGAAGTTTTGGGAAATAATAAATATGATTTTGTCGTGGATGCTATTGATGTCATTGGAAGCAAGATTAATCTGATTGAATATTGTGCGAAAAATAACATAAATATTATTTCTTCAATGGGATTTGGAAACAAGATGCACCCTGAAAAGATAGAAATTGCAAAAATAAAAAATACCTCTGTTTGTCCAATGGCAAGAACAATCAGAAGTATTTTGAAAAAGAAAGGGATTACAAATGTTCCAGTTGCATTTTCAAAAGAAATACCTGTTCAGCCAAATAAGTCAGAACTATTTAAGGAAGAATTGCCAACTGAATTTAGGGAAAATAATAAAATTCCGAGAAAGACTACGCCTGGAAGCAATTCGTTTGTCCCAGGAGCAGCTGGTCTTGTACTAGCTTCTTATGTAGTGAGAAAGTTATTGGAGTGGGATTAA